The Polypterus senegalus isolate Bchr_013 chromosome 1, ASM1683550v1, whole genome shotgun sequence genome includes a window with the following:
- the LOC120530277 gene encoding extracellular calcium-sensing receptor-like — MFEVRAAGLKFLGSLEYPSFGSGTTQDVFHSWGTFCKFRESVLFPNMSCEEIKCAIQEKFALNGLFKRGDIMLGGTFIKNFKTIPPDLSFTSKPKPWKCESFELSVFQRAQTMIFAVEEINRDESFLPNISLGYRLYDNCNSLPMGLRATVSLISSLSDTFTENNCNDVPPVLAIVGDPISSHSIASSRILSLFRVPMVSYFSTCSCLSNRKEFPTFFRTIPNDDFQVKAMVEIIKYYKWTWIGAVGTDDDYGQNALKALHEQVKMFGCISFSETIPRFNDKSKVEQIITIIKQSSAKVIVAFASEAELLTLVKEIVRQNITGRQWIASESWSTSSLLATKENFRSFGGTIGIAIRRVQIPGLENFFFQVQPKFDPNNNLLIQFWETLFECRFPENVTQSNSSLVLSKVCTGLEDIKSTKSGYTDTSDMRAVYNVYKAVYAIAHALHDLMSCKEGNGPFTNRRCADIKNLQPWQLLHYLKKVNFTNKLGEKITFDENGDPPAVYDIVNWQLDADGSVMIKNIGLFDESAGVGKELDLNKESIFWNPAFGSIPESVCSNSCLPGTRKATRKGEPVCCFDCISCAEGEISSETDSIECLKCPSDFWSNSPRNQCILKDIEFLSYEDVMGITLSTTALSGSALSFIIFIVFFHYRNTPVVKANNSELSFLLLVSLALCFLCSLCFIGKPTSLNCMLRHVVFGISFVLAISCILVKTIVVIMAFKATLPGNNMMKWFGVVQQRTTVFLFTVIQAIICLIWLSLSPPVPNKNSKYQNGKIIFECDIGSTAGFTCLLGYIGFLACVCFAIAFLARNLPDTFNEAKFITFSMLIFCAVWITFIPAYISSPGKHTVAVEVFAILASSFGLLFAIFAPKCIVILFKPELNTKKALMGKGSADK; from the exons GTGTGCTTTTTCCAAACATGTCCTGCGAAGAAATAAAGTGTGCAATTCAGGAGAAATTTGCACTTAACGGATTGTTCAAAAGAGGAGATATAATGTTAGGGggaacttttattaaaaacttcAAAACAATACCACCAGATTTGTCTTTCACATCAAAACCTAAGCCCTGGAAATGTGAGAG TTTTGAACTTTCTGTATTTCAAAGAGCGCAGACTATGATTTTTGCAGTCGAGGAAATTAATAGGGATGAATCTTTCCTACCAAACATAAGTCTTGGCTACCGACTGTACGACAACTGTAACAGTTTGCCAATGGGGCTTCGAGCTACAGTATCTTTAATCAGTAGCCTGAGTGATACCTTTACTGAAAACAATTGCAATGATGTTCCTCCTGTTCTTGCAATTGTTGGAGATCCAATATCATCACATTCCATTGCTTCGTCACGGATACTAAGCCTTTTCCGGGTGCCAATG GTGAGCTATTTTTCAACATGTTCCTGCTTAAGCAATAGAAAGGAATTTCCAACCTTCTTCAGAACAATTCCAAATGATGATTTTCAGGTGAAAGCCATggtagaaataattaaatattataagtGGACATGGATAGGCGCAGTAGGTACTGATGATGACTATGGGCAGAATGCCCTAAAAGCTTTGCATGAGCAAGTCAAAATGTTTGGTTGCATCTCCTTCTCAGAAACAATTCCCAGATTCAATGACAAAAGTAAAGTGGAGCAAATcatcacaattataaaacaatccTCTGCTAAAGTCATTGTTGCTTTTGCATCAGAAGCTGAATTGCTAACTTTGGTAAAAGAAATAGTCCGGCAAAATATTACAGGGAGGCAGTGGATTGCCAGTGAATCCTGGAGTACATCTTCATTACTGGCCACCAAGGAAAACTTCAGATCTTTTGGAGGCACCATTGGTATAGCAATTCGCAGAGTACAAATTCCAGGACTGGAGAATTTTTTCTTTCAGGTTCAGCCCAAATTTGACCCAAATAATAATTTACTGATCCAGTTTTGGGAAACTTTATTTGAATGTAGATTTCCAGAAAATGTCACACAAAGCAATTCATCTTTGGTTTTAAGTAAAGTATGTACTGGACTGGAAGATATTAAGAGTACTAAGTCAGGATACACTGATACATCTGATATGCGAGCAGTTTATAATGTGTATAAAGCAGTGTATGCCATAGCTCATGCCCTTCATGATTTGATGTCATGTAAAGAAGGAAATGGGCCTTTTACCAACAGACGCTGTGCTGATATTAAAAATCTGCAGCCCTGGCAG CTTcttcattatttgaaaaaagttaattttaccAATAAGCTTGGAGAAAAGATAACCTTTGATGAAAATGGAGATCCACCTGCGGTTTATGATATAGTAAACTGGCAGCTTGATGCAGATGGTTCTGTGATGATCAAAAATATAGGCCTTTTTGATGAGTCAGCTGGTGTAGGAAAAGAACTTGATCTGAACAAAGAAAGCATCTTCTGGAATCCAGCTTTTGGATCA ATTCCAGAGTCTGTTTGCAGTAACAGCTGTTTGCCAGGCACAAGAAAGGCTACTAGAAAAGGAGAGCCAGTATGCTGCTTTGACTGCATTTCTTGTGCAGAAGGAGAAATTAGCAGTGAGACTG attcCATTGAATGTCTAAAGTGTCCGTCTGATTTCTGGTCTAATTCACCAAGGAATCAATGCATTTTGAAAGACATTGAGTTTTTATCATATGAAGATGTAATGGGAATTACATTGTCTACAACAGCCTTATCTGGATCAGCTTTatcttttatcatatttattgtttttttccactATAGAAACACGCCAGTTGTAAAGGCTAACAACTCTGAGCTAAGCTTTCTTTTGCTGGTATCTTTAGCCCTTTGCTTTCTTTGTTCTCTGTGCTTTATTGGAAAGCCTACGTCTTTGAACTGCATGTTAAGGCATGTGGTGTTTGGAATCAGTTTTGTTCTGGCTATTTCATGTATTCTTGTAAAGACTATTGTTGTAATAATGGCATTCAAAGCTACGCTGCCTGGAAATAATATGATGAAATGGTTTGGTGTTGTACAGCAGAGAACTACTGTGTTCTTGTTTACTGTAATTCAAGCCATAATATGTTTAATTTGGTTAAGTTTGTCTCCCCCTGTtccaaataaaaacagtaaatatcAAAATGGAAAAATTATATTTGAGTGTGATATTGGTTCAACAGCAGGATTTACTTGTCTGTTAGGCTACATTGGCTTTCTGGCCTGTGTTTGCTTTGCGATTGCTTTTCTTGCAAGGAATCTACCAGACACTTTTAATGAAGCAAAATTCATCACTTTTAGCATGTTGATCTTTTGTGCTGTTTGGATAACATTTATACCAGCTTATATCAGTTCTCCAGGGAAACACACAGTGGCTGTTGAGGTATTTGCAATTTTAGCTTCCAGCTTTGGCCTCCTCTTTGCGATATTTGCTCcgaaatgtattgttattttatttaagccTGAACTCAATACTAAGAAAGCAttaatgggaaaaggatctgcagacaaataa
- the LOC120531774 gene encoding extracellular calcium-sensing receptor-like, producing MLGGLFIVNFKTIAPDLSFKMKPDQWRCDGFEISIFHWAQTMVFAIEEINRNPNLLPNITLGYRLYDNCNNLPSGLRATTSLISGDDETVTDLSCKGLPPVVAIVGDPVSTHSIAMSRILSLYRVPMVSYYASCSCLSNRKEYPSFFRTIPSDNFQVKAMIEIIKHYKWTWIGSIAIDDDYGQYAIKTFNEEVKKFGCISFSETIPKVNEKLKVIQIVKTIKQSTAKVIVVFSSESGLPSLIKEIVNQNVTGRQWIASETWSTSAVFAVKENFHSFGGTIGIAIRSGEIPGLKPFLLQVHPNSDPNNNLLNLFWEKMFGCKLQENINQTNETSALYIKQCTGQENLKDTQTAYSEIANFRAAYNIYKAVYAIAHSLHDLISCKNGQGPFKNNSCADIQNVQPWQLLHYLKRVNFTNHLGERVWFNENGEPPALYDIVNWQPADDGSVKVKSIGFFDESAGPGKELTLNTEDIYWNSGTAEIPESECSKSCQPGTRKATKKGQPICCFDCIPCAEGEISNQTDAIECIRCLAEFWSNQEKNQCVLKEIEFLSYDDAMGITLTATASFGACLSLGVLSVFLHYRNTPVVKANNSELSFLLLVSLTLCFLCALCFIGEPSYVTCMLRHVVFGVSFALCISCILVKTIVVIIAFKATLPGNNLMKWFGVAQQRGTVFILAFIQALICLMWLTTAPPFPAKNIKYQNSKVIFECDLGSVTGFSCLLGYIGLLAAICFLIAFLARNLPDNFNEAKFITFSMLVFCAVWITFIPAYISSPGKHTVAVEIFAILASSFGVLIAIFAPKCYIILIKPELNTKKALMNRGAPDK from the exons ATGTTAGGTGGACTTTTTATTGTCAATTTCAAAACAATAGCTCCAGACCTTTCTTTCAAAATGAAGCCTGATCAGTGGAGATGTGATGG TTTTGAGATCTCAATATTCCACTGGGCTCAGACAATGGTGTTTGCAATCGAGGAAATAAACAGAAATCCAAATCTTCTTCCAAATATAACACTGGGCTACAGGCTATATGATAATTGCAATAACTTGCCTTCTGGCCTCAGAGCAACAACCTCTTTGATCAGTGGAGATGATGAGACTGTAACAGATTTAAGCTGTAAAGGGCTTCCACCTGTTGTTGCAATTGTTGGAGATCCTGTGTCAACACATTCCATCGCAATGTCAAGAATACTAAGTCTTTATCGTGTTCCcatg GTAAGCTATTATGCCTCGTGTTCTTGCTTAAGTAACAGAAAGGAGTATCCATCATTTTTTCGAACAATTCCTAGTGACAACTTCCAAGTAAAAGCTATgattgaaataattaaacattacaaatgGACTTGGATAGGTTCAATTGCAATTGATGATGACTATGGGCAGTATGCTATTAAAACATTCAATGAGGAAGTAAAGAAATTtggctgcatttctttttcagaaaCGATCCccaaagtaaatgaaaagttGAAGGTAATTCAAATAGTTAAGACAATTAAGCAGTCAACAGCAAAAGTCATTGTTGTATTTTCTTCAGAATCAGGATTGCCCTCCTTAATAAAAGAAATTGTTAATCAAAATGTCACTGGCAGGCAGTGGATTGCAAGTGAAACATGGAGCACTTCTGCAGTGTTTGCTGTCAAGGAGAACTTTCATTCTTTTGGGGGCACAATAGGTATTGCAATTCGAAGTGGAGAAATTCCAGGGCTGAAGCCTTTCCTGCTCCAGGTTCATCCTAACTCTGACCCCAATAACAATTTGTTGAACCTCTTCTGGGAAAAAATGTTTGGCTGTAAATTACAGGAGAATATCAATCAAACCAATGAGACCTCTGCACTTTACATTAAACAGTGCACTGGGCAAGAAAATCTAAAAGACACACAAACTGCATACAGTGAAATTGCAAATTTTAGGGCTGCTTACAACATTTACAAAGCAGTATATGCCATTGCACATTCCCTTCATGATCTTATATCTTGTAAAAATGGACAAGgaccttttaaaaataacagctgTGCAGATATCCAAAATGTTCAACCATGGCAG ctTCTTCATTACCTGAAGAGAGTAAACTTTACCAATCATTTAGGAGAAAGAGTGTGGTTTAATGAAAATGGCGAGCCTCCGGCTCTTTATGACATTGTAAACTGGCAACCAGCTGATGATGGAAGTGTTAAAGTTAAAAGCATTGGATTTTTTGATGAGTCAGCTGGGCCAGGAAAAGAACTTACTCTTAATACGGAGGACATTTATTGGAATTCTGGGACTGCAGAA ATTCCGGAATCTGAATGCAGTAAAAGTTGTCAACCTGGTACAAGAAAAGCCACCAAAAAGGGACAGCCAATCTGTTGTTTTGATTGTATACCATGCGCAGAGGGAGAAATTAGCAACCAAACAG ATGCCATAGAATGTATCAGATGTTTGGCAGAGTTCTGGTCTAATCAGGAAAAGAATCAATGTGTGCTGAAAGAAATTGAATTTCTCTCTTATGATGATGCCATGGGAATCACTTTAACAGCTACTGCATCTTTTGGAGCTTGTCTATCACTTGGCGTCCTGTCAGTTTTTTTGCATTACAGGAACACTCCAGTGGTAAAAGCAAACAATTCTGAGCTGAGCTTTCTTTTGCTGGTGTCTTTAACTTtgtgcttcctctgtgctttatgcTTCATTGGAGAACCCTCTTATGTGACTTGCATGTTGAGACATGTGGTGTTTGGGGTCAGCTTTGCTCTTTGCATTTCTTGTATTCTTGTGAAAACAATTGTAGTCATAATTGCATTTAAAGCTACGTTGCCTGGTAATAATTTGATGAAATGGTTTGGCGTAGCTCAACAGAGGGGTACAGTTTTTATCCTGGCTTTTATTCAAGCACTAATATGTCTAATGTGGCTGACAACCGCCCCTCCTTTCCCCgctaaaaacattaaatatcaaAATTCAAAAGTTATATTTGAATGTGACCTGGGATCAGTAACAGGATTCAGCTGCCTTTTAGGATATATTGGCTTGCTTGCTGCCATTTGTTTCCTAATTGCCTTCCTCGCAAGAAATCTTCCCGATAATTTTAACGAAGCCAAATTTATCACTTTTAGCATGTTAGTTTTTTGCGCTGTCTGGATAACTTTCATACCCGCCTATATAAGCTCCCCAGGGAAACATACAGTAGCTGTggaaatatttgccattttggcTTCAAGCTTTGGTGTTCTTATTGCAATATTTGCTCCAAAATGTTATATCATTTTGATTAAACCAGAGCTAAACACAAAGAAGGCCCTAATGAATAGAGGAGCTCCAGACAAATAG